The Verrucomicrobiota bacterium sequence ATATTTTTAAAGGCCGCCGAATAACTACCGTTATGCTCAGCTAGAGACAGGATGACTCCATCACTCGACTCAATGAGCTGAACCAACTGTTGTGCCAAATCAGGAACACCACCACTAGATTCTCGTTCAGGTGAATAGATGGGCATCTCATAGTCATTCAAATCTAGAACCACCTTCTTAGTATCACTAAGAAGAGATCCTGCAAATGTTGCTAGAGACCTATTAATTGATGTGATGCTGTTACTGGCGCCAATGATTAGTATCTTTTTCATATTCCATTTTCCTGTTAATTATCAATTTTAATTTAATTAAAAAGCGCACAGAAGAGACTCTTTAAAAAAAGATATTTCTGTTGTTTTAATAGGGTATGAGACCGCAGCCTTTTTTTGCCAGGTGATAGCTATTGCCACTATGAGGAATAAACCTGATCTGTTCACAAGAATTGAGACTCTCTTATTGAGGTAAGTATGAATCATCCCCCAATAGTAGAGTTCCTTATTTTGGAGCCTTAGCACACGCATTTTTGGTGACATAATAA is a genomic window containing:
- a CDS encoding NAD(P)H-dependent oxidoreductase, with translation MKKILIIGASNSITSINRSLATFAGSLLSDTKKVVLDLNDYEMPIYSPERESSGGVPDLAQQLVQLIESSDGVILSLAEHNGSYSAAFKNILDWASRHKQKLWSEKAMLLLSTSPGQRGASTVLSAAEATFPHLGAKVVTTFSLPSFHENFSREEGVTDAELLSQLKSAVTEFSKAL